DNA from Nitrospira sp. SG-bin1:
GGACGGACAACGGGCGGGCACGCACCTGGCTGCGGGGGCGCGGCATCTCATGGAGGAGCTTCTTGGCGCGCATCGGGGCTGCGGAGGCTGTCAGGATGGACATGATCATGAGACGTACCGATGAAACTGCACCGCGTCACGGCCTTGATCGTCAGGCATTTGTACCTCTATCGGCGCAGTTTGCCCCGCATCATGGAAATTTTCTATTGGCCGTTCCTGGATCTCGTGATCTGGGGGTTCATCACCCTCTATTTAGCCCGCTATCAGAGCCAGGTTCCGGGATTCGTCACGTTTTTTTTGGGGGCGTTGATTCTCTGGGACATGCTGTTCCGATCGCAACAGGGGATTACGATTTCCTTTCTCGAAGAACTCTGGGCCCGCAACTTGATGAATCTGTTCGCCAGCCCGCTGAAGCCGAGCGAGTTTCTGGCCGCCACGATGGCGATGAGCGTGATGAAGGTGACGATCGTCTCGATCGTCATGGCCGGCTGTGCCCTCCTGTTTTATTCGTATAACCTCCTGATCATCGGGGCATGGCTGTTGCCCTTCGTGCTCAATTTGGTCATTACCGGTTGGATCATCGGCGTGTTCACGACGTCGCTCATCATGAGGTTCGGACAGGAAGCCGAAGTGCTTGCCTGGAGCATGGTGTTTCTCTTTCAGCCGATCTCCTGTGTCTTTTATCCCATGGAAGTGTTGCCTAAATGGCTGCAGATGATCGCGTTGGCGAACCCGGCCGCACACATTTTTGAAGGAATGCGAACGGTCTTGGGTACCGGCAGCCCACCCATCGGAGAGCTTGCATGGGCCGTCGGTCTGAACGCGGTGTTGCTGGTCGGAGTGGTGGCCTGGTTCTACCGGACGGTGGCCTATTGTAAGGATCAAGGGCTCCTGGTTCGAGTCGGGGAGTGAGGTTGTAATCCAAAGGGCTCTGTGCTAGGGTATGAGCGGCTCGTGTCGCCCTGGGTCTCGACGATACTGAGCGTCTATTCAGAGGAGACCCACAATGCCGATGTTGCCTTGTCCGGGAATCTTGTCGGAAGTCAGACCTAAGTCGCTGCACTGTTCGCGTCTTCGGCCCGCTCCTTCCCCGTTCCTCGTGCTCAAGACAATGTCATTATTTTAAAGGAGGAACCCCGATGGGTTCGAAGATTTATGTCGGTGGGTTGCCCTATTCGGCGACCGAGCAGCAATTGAGTGACTTATTCGCAGCGCATGGCGCGGTCGCGTCGGCGCGGATCATTACGGATAAGTTTACCGGCCAATCCCGTGGATTCGGCTTTGTGGAGATGTCCTCGGATTCCGAGGCTCAAGCTGCGATTACGGCCCTCAATGGATCGGAGATGGGTGGCCGGA
Protein-coding regions in this window:
- a CDS encoding RNA-binding protein, whose protein sequence is MGSKIYVGGLPYSATEQQLSDLFAAHGAVASARIITDKFTGQSRGFGFVEMSSDSEAQAAITALNGSEMGGRTLTVNEARPQEPRAGGGGRGGFGGGGRSGGGGKRDRW
- a CDS encoding ABC transporter, whose amino-acid sequence is MKLHRVTALIVRHLYLYRRSLPRIMEIFYWPFLDLVIWGFITLYLARYQSQVPGFVTFFLGALILWDMLFRSQQGITISFLEELWARNLMNLFASPLKPSEFLAATMAMSVMKVTIVSIVMAGCALLFYSYNLLIIGAWLLPFVLNLVITGWIIGVFTTSLIMRFGQEAEVLAWSMVFLFQPISCVFYPMEVLPKWLQMIALANPAAHIFEGMRTVLGTGSPPIGELAWAVGLNAVLLVGVVAWFYRTVAYCKDQGLLVRVGE